In Humulus lupulus chromosome 7, drHumLupu1.1, whole genome shotgun sequence, the following are encoded in one genomic region:
- the LOC133791233 gene encoding uncharacterized protein LOC133791233 yields the protein MAPSTPTIASLFTRLISHFFLLFVNLGCFVFTTSPTAGADADIQRHGHSKKRKTHKALSSSWSYIKGIFSSKSRKTNVQTHPSTPPRSSQHSIVSLVNPDPSDQPSAVVEALPRKKHSPSESDIAASDGDLFFPLRNDIFPCTACGEIFQKPQLLEQHLTVKHAVSELYDGDSGKNIVRIIFKSGWSNTRNKSPIIHRVLKIHNSAKILTRFEEYRETVKAKATRNGTVRKSRDERCIADGNELLRFHCSTFLCDLGANGSSGICNHQYCSVCGIIKSGFSPKLDGISTLSSSWRAHVAIPDEIEEEFRFMNVKRAMLVCRVVAGRVGCETDDVEKDDGAGFDSVLGRGGSGAHTRLDEEELLVFNPRAVLPCFVIVYTV from the coding sequence ATGGCCCCGAGTACTCCGACAATAGCTTCACTCTTCACCAGGCTCATCTCCCATTTCTTCCTTCTTTTTGTCAACTTGGGTTGCTTTGTCTTCACCACCAGCCCCACTGCCGGCGCTGACGCCGACATCCAACGCCATGGTCACTCTAAGAAACGAAAAACTCATAAAGCCCTCTCGTCTTCTTGGTCTTATATCAAAGGAATATTTTCCTCCAAATCCCGTAAAACCAATGTCCAAACACACCCTTCGACGCCTCCTCGATCGTCCCAGCACTCTATCGTCTCCCTCGTCAATCCCGATCCGTCCGATCAGCCCTCTGCCGTTGTAGAAGCACTACCTCGGAAAAAGCATTCCCCGTCGGAATCTGACATAGCAGCCAGCGACGGCGACCTCTTCTTCCCACTCCGGAACGACATCTTCCCGTGTACGGCATGCGGCGAGATCTTCCAGAAGCCCCAGCTCCTCGAACAGCACCTGACGGTGAAGCACGCCGTTTCGGAGCTCTACGACGGAGATTCGGGCAAAAACATAGTCCGGATCATATTCAAATCGGGTTGGAGCAATACCCGAAATAAGAGCCCGATTATCCACAGGGTACTGAAGATCCACAATAGCGCTAAGATACTGACTCGATTCGAAGAGTACCGAGAGACAGTCAAAGCCAAGGCCACGCGAAACGGCACCGTTCGAAAGTCCCGAGATGAGAGGTGCATCGCAGACGGTAACGAGCTCTTGAGGTTTCACTGTTCGACATTTCTTTGCGATTTGGGGGCCAATGGAAGCTCCGGGATCTGTAACCACCAGTACTGCAGCGTTTGTGGGATAATCAAATCCGGGTTCTCACCCAAGTTGGACGGAATTTCCACGCTGTCGAGTAGCTGGAGGGCACACGTGGCGATCCCAGATGAGATCGAGGAAGAGTTTCGGTTCATGAACGTGAAACGAGCCATGTTGGTCTGCCGGGTCGTAGCGGGCCGGGTCGGGTGCGAGACGGACGACGTGGAGAAAGATGACGGCGCAGGGTTTGACTCGGTGTTGGGACGTGGCGGAAGTGGAGCCCACACGAGGCTAGACGAGGAAGAGCTCTTGGTGTTTAATCCAAGGGCTGTGCTCCCATGCTTTGTGATTGTGTATACTGTGTGA